CATCACGAAACCATAAATATCTTGTAGGTTCAGGTTCATCTAATTCATCGTGTAGCCATAAATTTGAGCGATTTTCTTCTAGCTTCCCATTTTCCTTATGATTACTCATGTTCATATCAATAACTTCAACATCTTGCTTACTGGACAATTGTTCGTTATAGCTAACATTTTCCACAAGATAGTTTGAACTGTGGCTATAGCAATTTCCAACATCTTCGACCGCTGAATTTTTAATCTCTTGGTTCTCCTGCTATAACACATGaagataaaattacaaatattccAATAAGGCTAAGAAATCATGATACTGAAATCCTCAGATATgtgaacattttttatttttgaagcaaCTAAAttactattgataaaaaatttttaaaaaattgtactgataaattttctaaacttctacatgtggaattttttttttttgattttatttattaaaaaaatgttttaaaattgtcaGATGTTCTGTAATTTCAGCATCATGAAAAATCAAACTATGCTTTTCAGCTAATGTTTCTCTTATAATCTTTTTGCGCTACAAACGTTCAGGTACTTCTAAAAACGTatcagtttataaattaaaatcataaatattaattgcttcaatttttttggcaacaaaattacgtttttttttttttattatttgttattaagaTTTATagtatgaatatttattatataattattctttacctttttttcaattaattataccaattatttttacaactaaGCATTTTGCTAATTTATCGTTATCattatagaataaatattacttaatttattctaAACGCTATCAAATTGTTTCATTGAGTTTTCATGGTAGatgaaattagttaatttgaaaaattttctgactCTTTAGCActtcaatttcaaaataaatcatatttccGCTAAATTTATACTACTGTACGCATTTACCAGCAAGAATATTACTCAGTTTCGTagattaattatgattttgtttttctttaaagcttgcaattttttaaactaaaaaacatCATTATCACTAAAGTGTgcgtattattaataaagttattattagtaaaaataattaatacttacaGTAATAATAAGCTGTTTCATTCTAAATATCGGGTGACAGGAAACGTTCCAAGACCACTCaaactgtatttatatttctctgaatataaaataaagatttgcttatctatttgttcaattttttataatctaaacATATAGTTTAATAAGTatgtgccacgacgattcagtatctaaattattgaccaaatgttgataaaacgcaataagtattaatatataaatttcaaatggagTTTAAATTCGCGCCTATTTATGTATTTCAAGTTCACTAATCAATTACCAGGTGGAGACATCTGAGGATATAACAATGTTTCCGAATTGAAGCATTTATCAGAAATTCTGTTATGTCCTCAggtgcctccacctgttaattAAAGAGCCTCGAGTGCCACAACACAAAACacgtattttataaacaaaagtaCCAGATGTATAAACAACTATTGAGAgtgtgtatttttttcttataaaataaaaaattatgatgaaGCAAAATCAAGATATCGCTAAAGTAGTTTTTTTATGTGTTCTGTGGTATATTATTTCTAGTACTAATAATGTCgttggaaaaatattactattagAGTTTCCTTATCCATTGACAGTCACAA
Above is a window of Microplitis demolitor isolate Queensland-Clemson2020A chromosome 1, iyMicDemo2.1a, whole genome shotgun sequence DNA encoding:
- the LOC106694273 gene encoding uncharacterized protein LOC106694273 isoform X2 codes for the protein MKQLIITENQEIKNSAVEDVGNCYSHSSNYLVENVSYNEQLSSKQDVEVIDMNMSNHKENGKLEENRSNLWLHDELDEPEPTRYLWFRDEYSESTECEEAWFDAEEELPDERFHEAADDRHDEVY